ACATTTGGAAATGAATCTTCTGAGGAATTCACAGAATTGTTCTGCAGATTATGCCATGTTGTGCTTTGAAACATTgaaaccaacatttaaaaatatgctcaatagttttctcattaaaaaaatctctttgctgACGGAACTGAAATTTCAGCTGCCACCAATTGCTGGTGAGACAATTTGCATTTTGATTTCAGCTGAGTAACTGCTTGATAAAAATTTAAGTCTTCAGAGGAACATGACAGAATCTAGAGTCTCATCGTTTACAATAACCTAGATATAATCCAGAACTATccagcacatgaaaaaataggaaaatgtgacccatacTCAAGAGACAATCAGTGGAGATTATCCCTGAGGTGACCCAGATATGTAAATTAGCAGAGTTTTATTGTCCTCTCACCATAGCAGACAAGGACTTTAAAGCTTCTATGATAACCTATGttcaaagatggaaagaaaataagtttgtgataaattaaaagaggaaatttcAGCTGAAATactgaaactataaaaaattagcaaaatagcattttggaactgaaaagtgcaatatctgaaataaaaattcactgaatAGTCTTAACAGCAGAATAAGGATGAAAATAATAGAAGGATCAGTGAACCTGAAGTTAGCTCAATAGATTATACAAtatgaaggaggaagagagaaaaaggttttttttgaaCAATGAGCACCAGAAGCTGGTTGGTGCTTGAAAGTTCTTAGAAGATTCTTCAGTCACTGTCAACTGACACAGatgcttctctttcttcatatGATAAAGATCGAGGATCTAAACTTACCCAAAAAGCTAAAGAGGCACCACTTGTCCCCACTGGAATGGTGGGTTTTGCAGCAATTTTTTCATGTGGATTATATAAATGGAAGTGCAGGGGAAATACTAAAATGTCCATTTATCAATGCACATGCGTGTAGCAGTCTGAAGCTTTGTTGTGGGAGCAATTACTCTTGCTTTGAGCTATTCCAAGTATTGGGAATTCTGGCCAAAACATAAATCTTAGAAGAAGAGATGCTGTTTTGGTCCTGTTGGTGTTGCTCGCTTTTTAGCTATGTCATACTGAGGTTTTATGTTTGTGTTGAAAATGAATCACTTCAGTgggtcaatttaaaaaaaaaaaaaaagcacagccttGGAGGAAACTGTGAGATAGTATCAATGTCAAAAGTTCTAGCATACGTGTAaatgcagagggagggaagggaaaaaatgaggtGGGAAAAACTCACATTTTGTGGAAGACAAATATACAACAGAagtccactgaaaagaaaataaatacaaagaaaatgaatactaGGGCACATTgtaatcaaactgctgaaaaatcaaaggaaaaatactgaaaacagaatatatacatatcaaCAAATGAACAGATTATATACAAGTGAATAACATTTCAAGTCATTGACTTTTCACTAGAAGTAACAGAAGCCAGAAAAACAGCAACATTAAAgtgctcaaagaagaaaaaagctaaCCCAGAATTCTATACTAATGAAAACATCCTTcaagaatgaaagtgaaataaatacattttcagataaaagaaaactaaaaatttattgTGAGAAGATTTTACAACAGGAAATGTTGAAGAGCCTCTTCAGGCTGAGAGGTTttcttgttattaagttgtatgagctgtttatgtattctggaaattaaacctttgtcggtcgcatcatttgcaaatattttctccctttccataggTTGTCAGTTTATTTTGCTTAcgctttgctgtgcaaaagcttgtaagtttaattaggtcccatttgtttatttttgctctatttctattgcctgggtagactaccctacgagaacattgctaagatgtatgtcagggaatgttttgtctatgttttcttctaggtttattgtgtcttgtcttatatttaagtctttaagccattttgagtttatttttgtttggtgtgagggagtgttctaactttattgatttatatgctgctgtccagttttcccagtgccacttggtgaagagactgtcttttctccattgtacattcttgcctcctttgtcgaagattaactgaccataggtctatgggtttatttctgggctctctattctgttccattgatccatgtctgtttctataccaataccatgctttttaatctgattactgtagctctgtagtattgtctgaagtctgggaggattattcctccagccttggtctttttttttttttaatttattaaaaaaattttttagtaggggaagtaattaggtttacttacttgttttatttttagaggagatgctggggactgaacccaggaccttgtgtatgctaagatgcgctctaccacttgagctgtatcatCTCCCCTCCAgcattgttctttttcctcatgattgctttggcagtttggggtcttttgtggtttcacataaattttaagattatttgttcttaaaaaaaaagattatttgttcttgttctgtgaaaaatgggtGTTTGGttggggattgcattaaatctgtagatttctttgggtaatatgaccattttaataatatgaattaTTCCTGTCAAGAGCATAggttatctttctatttctttaaatcatcttcagtttccttcatcagtgttttatagttttcagactACAGgtttttcacatccttggttaaatttattcctagatatttaatttatttttcatgcaattttaaatgagcttttggttttactttttctttctgatatttcattattagtgtatagaaatgcaacagatttctgtatgttccTCTTGTACCCTGCAACATTGCTGAatttacttattagttctaatagtttttaggTTTAGACTTAAGGGTTCTTTTATATAGAGTATTGTGTCATcagcaaatagtgacagttttgcCTCTTCCCTGCCGTTCAGATACCTTTTATCAGCCACCCtacatcttttgattggagcatttagtccattgacatttaaagtaatttttgataggtgtgtacttattgccattttagtacttgttttccaattatttttgtggttcttctctgttcatttcttctctttgtttcctcCATTGGtcatttgatgattttcttttgtagtatgcttgtgttcttttctttttggtttttgtgtatctattgtaaGTTTTTGATTTGTGGCTACCATGGGATTCATCTAAGTTGACCCATAATTATATCTACTTGGTTTAAACTGAtaatcatttaagttcaaacatattctaaaagatctacattttcttttttactcccctctcccacattttgtgtttttgatgtcatattttacatcttcatgcttaTCTCTGCTGTTTATTGTATTTATagttgctttcacttttttttaaatctatatataTAGTGGCTTATTTAAATGACCTTCAGTCCTTATAATAAATTTGCCTTTCCTATTGAGATTTCCCTTTTTCACAGCtcttacttcttttccatttagagaagatccttcaacatttctttaagggtaggtttagtattgctgaattcttttagtttttgcttatatGAGAAGTTCTTTGCCTCTTCTTCTATTCTAAAtaataatcttgctgggtagattctcctaggttgcaggtttttcccttttaggcCTCTggatatatcatgccactcccttatGGCTTGCCAAGTTTCTGCAaggaaatcagctgatagccttatggggattccttTGCATATgactatttttctcttgctgtctttagaattctctctttaacttttgccattttaattatgatgtcTTTGTGTGGGTTTTTGGGGTTCATTTTGTATGGGatcctctgtgctttctgtacCTAGATATCTGTTTTCCTCCTTTAGGTTTTGGAAGtcttcagccattatttcttcaaatacatttttaaccctttcttctccttctggaacctgTATAATGTGAATATTGGCACATTTTATATCATCCTGTAGATCTtgtatgctttatttatttatttttctgtctttctggctGCCGTTCTGATTGGATGATTTCCATTGTTCTATCTTCCGGATCACTTCTGTGTCATTTAGTTTGCTATCAATGCTTATAGAGTGCTTTTTTATCTCCGAGATTGAATTACCAATTTTTGATTGagtcttctttatagtttctaattCCTTGTTAAATGATCTGTGCTTAGATCAATTCTCTTTCTTAATTCAGTTAGCATATTTATTACCAACTTTTTGAATTCATTGTAGACCATctccttttcattatttcttcaggGGTTTTCTCTTGGTCTTTCAATTGAGAGTagtttctctgccttttcatttcacttaactttctctgtctctgtgaatttaagTGGAACGGTTATCTGttgtggtcttgaaggggtgtTTTTATGCGGGCGCATTCCTATGTAGACTGGGTGTGCCCAGTGTCTTTGGTGTGAAGATTGGATTTGATGTGGATGCCAGCCATGTCTTTCCACAGGATGTGCTGGCTACTATCGTCTTGATAAGAGGGTATGGCTGGTGTTGGAGGAGGTAAAGCCTGTGCAAGGTGAGGTGACACTTCCTCTCTTCTCACTGGCTGCAGTCGTCCTGTTGGGCAGGGTCTGCTCtcaagttgctggagcagaagctctGAGGGTCGGGCTGgagctggctctgttcccttcaagtgtgtgtttttccttctctctactcTGGGGACTTTGCCCTGAAGGAGGGAAGCACTGAAGTAAGCAGGGTTTGTGTGCTAACAGAGCTTCAATGAGCTGCTTGTGTAGGCATCTGTGGCTCTGCTCAGATGGAGCCCAAGTTTGTGTCTTTCTTCCTGTTGTGGACATCCCAGATGTAGTACAAACTTTTGGTGTGGACTGGGCGAGGATAGAGCATTTGCTCAGCTGGGACCAGGGAACGTGGCATTGTGGTTGCGGGAAGTGAAGCTGCCGTCAGAAGTTGGGGCTGCTTCTGTAGTGCTGTTTGAGTAACTGTCAACAATGGCTGCTGCCGCCCCACTTATACCACACCCCAGGCCCCCCGGCCACCTCTGTGTCCCTAGATCAAGTCTTTCCCCAGGACCTGGAGCTGCCCTAGATCCAGTGCCAAGCTGTGGTAGGGAGTAAGTGGAGCCAGGGTTTTCACTCAGcttgggctggggagcccagtgaGGTGGCAGCTGCATCTGTGCATTCCTCACAAGTGGGGCCTAGGCTTCACCCTTCCCGTCTGTCCCAACTGTTCTCCAAGCAGCCAAGGGGTCTTGTCTCCTCCACATAGGACCCCAGGACTGTCGCTTAacctgctcactccccagggtgAGGACCTACCCCTGCAAGCtccctcttaatcccctcccagGACACAGGTCCTGATCTGATGCTTTTCCTCCCATTCTATCGGTTTATGCGGAATCTTTCTTGCAGCCTTGGTTGTATGGgagttctgccagtttccaggTAGTTTTTgttgagaattgttccacatgtagatgtatttttgatgtgtttgttggGGGAAGTGAGCTTACCCTACCATCTtgatccttcctccctctctcccctccccacttctccctttCTCTACTCACAGAACCTGTGGTTCCTGGGGTTCTTTTTCATCTACCCCAGGAGCAGGAGTCTTGTGCACATTCATCTGGGCTTGGACCCAGCATTATCATAATTTGGCACCTTTCAAAGAGTGTCTGTTGGCAGCTTTCAtccatttgtttaacaaatactCATTAGAGGCCTACTCTAAGCTCCATCCTGGTCTGGGGCTACTGAGGTGAATAAGACAGATGTGGCCTCTGCTCTCATGAAGGTTAGTAAGGGGagaaaggaatgagaaaataCACAAGGTGATTTCGGTGATACGTGCcatgagggaaagaaagcaggGTGCTGGGGGAGAAAGTGACAGGCTGTCAAGGCAGGCCTCACAAAGGGGTGACACTTGAGACCTAGATGATCAGATTGCATCAACACCAGGCAGGATTCTTTGTTGCAAATAACAGGCTTTGACTCTGGTGAACGtaagcagaaaaggaatatgCTGGAAGGGTATCAGGTAGCTCAGAGAATGGGCGGAAGGCCTGGAAGATTAGGCTGGCCACAGAGGCGGTTGCTAAAGGAGGCTGGTGGCCAAAACACTGACTGACCAAAGTCGTGCCACAGAGGACTCTAGTTAGGACCCGGCCACCACTGCTCTGGATACTGACCTTGAACCCTGGACCCACTGGCATGCCTCCACCAGAGGGACCTCCAAACTGGGCCTGATGGCCTGCCCCAGACCACAGGTTTGTTCACAGGTGAGCAGGAGTTCACATCCCTCGCATGCAGAGTGAAAGCCACAGTCTTTATAGTCCTACGTGAGCCAGTGCTCGGTTCCCCTATGTCCTTGTCTACTgctcttccctgctctgcccacgCGGGTCTCCTTGCAAGTCCTGTCCCGCcaagcccacccccacctcttggGGCACTGGCTCTTCCCTCCATTCGGAACACTTTCCTCAAGTCTCCCCCTAGCTCCCTCCTTCACCAAGTCTTAGCACCAAGTCACCTTCTCTGGAGGCCACCTGACCTCCTTATTTAAGCCCAACCTTCCCAGCCCACATGATTCCTTTAtacccttttttccccctgtcatcttttaatatatcattattatatttactatttatttaccGTCTCACTGATGAATCTGCCCCAGGTACCTAGACCAGTGGCCGGCCTTACAGTTAACACCCCACAGCTGCTGGGTGAATGCAGAGATGACTGCATGGTGTGCTGATCCTGCTGTAACAGGTCTTGGGAGGCATGAGGTGAGTCCTGGATCTGTCATTTGTGATTCTGCACAAATATTTTAACCCCTCAGAGATTTCATTTCCCCACCTGTAACCTCAAACGGGGTCTTGGTTCAGAGTAAACAAGACAGTTTGGGTGGAGCCAGTCCCGGTTGCCAGGCTCTCGTTCTTTTCTGCCCACCCACTCAAATCTATTAAAATGAGACTTCCAAGCCAATAGGATCTCAATGAACGTTTCCATTTACTTTGGATTATATGtcattataaatattaacaaataagaCTTAAAAAGGACACCTTTGGGTAAGTCAGACGAAAGTACAAAAGTTGTGTGTGGGGCTGCAGTTTAAGGACGGTTTCTGCAGCCGTCACATGATAGCAAAACGGTGGTAAGCAGTGCACGAGTCTGCGTCGAAGACAGCCAGAGTCCATGCATCGGGAGGTTCTCTCCGTTGGAGAAGAAACAAAGGGAGGACATGCTCGGGCCAGGAGATGCAGTTCCTCGTTCTCGCCACTAGAGGTCAGGAGGTTACCGCTTCGGAATTGGAAGACGGGCCCGCTGGGTATTGGCTAGTGGTGGCGGTGGACGGGACTAGGGAGAGGGTAGGGGTGCAGGTGGATGTCGAGCGAGCATCTGGCGACCCCCTCGTTACTGACACCTGACTTTGGAATGACTTTTTTTTGCTTCAAATTCCTTGACTGTGTAGGGCTGATGGGCCAGAGGAAAGATGCCAGTTTGGGGTCAAAGGCAGAGCTGATACTGCAGCTTCTCAAAGCgatttttctttaatagagaTACAATCTGCAAGGGTTCCAGAATAGTGCCAGAGTCCTAGTGGAGGTTCTGTCACTGCCTGGggggcctcctgcccctcctcctctagGGTTGGCTGTTCAGAAGACCCACCTCCCAGCCCGACTGTCCCTATGGTCAACTGGAACCATTTTTCAGGCCTAAGTCTGCAGTAGAAAGCCTCAGACCAGGTGCCTTGAGTTCTTGTCCCAGCTGGGCCCTGTACAGGCACCTGCTTGctgggcctcagcttctccatGTGTCTGATAAGGAAGCTGTCCTAGATAAGGCTCTAGGCGTACTTCTAACTTTGCCATTCAGCATTTCCACGTGTTCACAGGGATCCTGTGAGGCTCCTCTCTGAATGAGGCCACCCCCAAAAAGGCAAAGCTAAGAAGATACCCAGACCTCACCCAGACACAAGGCTCCTCAAAATAGACCATCTCTCTCTT
The sequence above is a segment of the Camelus ferus isolate YT-003-E chromosome 16, BCGSAC_Cfer_1.0, whole genome shotgun sequence genome. Coding sequences within it:
- the LOC102511006 gene encoding LOW QUALITY PROTEIN: HIG1 domain family member 1A, mitochondrial-like (The sequence of the model RefSeq protein was modified relative to this genomic sequence to represent the inferred CDS: inserted 1 base in 1 codon; substituted 1 base at 1 genomic stop codon), whose translation is MSKIERTREDCKKMTAFKILQSLSTDTDASLSSYDKDRGSKLTQKAKEAPLVPTGMVGFAAIFSCGLYKWKCRGNTKMSIYXMHMRVAVXSFVVGAITLALSYSKYWEFWPKHKS